In a single window of the Pseudomonas entomophila genome:
- a CDS encoding heavy metal sensor histidine kinase, whose amino-acid sequence MIQGHLPTKPGNSLALRLSALFTLVALAVFVLIGSALYRQVDHSLDLLPAAELDARFSVLESTLNRFGTPEHWAKVNNKLNLLSEEDRRIRFWVVSSDPAFEYGHPTEQVRAFAEGTPGMRDLRLAASPYPYKVLVSELPALGDRPPLRFLIGIDTETFWQAQHSLLVAIVGLAAFGVLLASLLGYWVARIGLKPLQALSDEAQALAPPRLDGRLPTHDLPPELAQFAGAFNAALDRVTQAYSQLEAFNADVAHELRSPLTNLIGQTQVALTRGRSAEHYFEVLQSNLEELERLRSIINDMLFLASADQGSKATALTSASLAEEVATTLDYLDYILEDAQVSVTVSGDAQACIEKAQLRRALINLLNNAVQHTAPHQVIQVRIEAGEEQVSIAVSNPGPAIDDEHLPMLFERFYRVDAARSNSGGGNHGLGLAIVKAIAVMHGGTVFVHSDAGANTFGINLPNAQLRGFAVKI is encoded by the coding sequence ATGATCCAAGGCCATCTCCCTACCAAACCCGGCAACTCCCTCGCCCTGCGCCTCTCGGCCTTGTTCACCCTGGTCGCCCTGGCCGTGTTCGTGCTGATCGGCAGCGCCCTGTACCGCCAGGTCGACCACAGCCTCGACCTGCTGCCGGCCGCCGAACTGGACGCGCGCTTCAGCGTGCTCGAATCCACCCTCAACCGCTTCGGCACCCCCGAGCACTGGGCCAAGGTCAACAACAAGCTCAACCTGCTCAGCGAAGAAGACCGGCGCATCCGCTTCTGGGTCGTCAGCAGCGACCCGGCGTTCGAATACGGCCACCCCACCGAACAGGTGCGCGCCTTCGCCGAAGGCACGCCGGGGATGCGCGACCTGCGTCTGGCCGCCAGCCCCTACCCGTACAAAGTGCTGGTCAGTGAGCTCCCCGCGTTGGGCGACCGTCCGCCGTTGCGCTTCCTGATCGGCATCGACACCGAGACTTTCTGGCAAGCCCAGCACAGCCTGCTGGTGGCCATCGTCGGCCTGGCCGCTTTCGGCGTGCTGCTGGCCTCGCTGCTGGGCTACTGGGTGGCGCGCATCGGCCTCAAGCCCCTGCAAGCCCTTTCAGACGAAGCCCAGGCCCTGGCCCCGCCGCGCCTGGACGGCCGCCTGCCCACCCACGACCTGCCCCCGGAGCTGGCGCAATTCGCCGGCGCCTTCAATGCCGCCCTCGACCGCGTCACCCAGGCCTATTCACAGCTCGAAGCCTTCAACGCCGACGTCGCCCACGAACTGCGCTCGCCGCTGACCAACCTGATCGGCCAGACCCAAGTGGCCCTGACCCGCGGGCGCAGCGCCGAACACTACTTCGAGGTGCTGCAATCGAACCTCGAGGAGCTGGAGCGCCTGCGCAGTATCATCAACGACATGCTGTTCCTGGCCAGCGCCGACCAGGGCAGCAAGGCCACTGCGCTGACCAGCGCCTCGCTGGCCGAGGAAGTGGCCACCACCCTCGACTACCTCGACTACATCCTCGAGGACGCCCAGGTCAGCGTCACCGTCAGCGGCGATGCCCAGGCCTGCATCGAGAAGGCCCAGTTGCGCCGGGCGCTGATCAACCTGCTGAACAACGCCGTGCAGCACACCGCGCCGCACCAGGTGATCCAGGTGCGCATCGAGGCGGGTGAGGAACAGGTCAGCATCGCCGTGAGCAATCCGGGGCCGGCGATTGACGATGAACACCTGCCGATGCTGTTCGAGCGGTTCTACCGGGTGGATGCGGCGCGCAGCAACAGTGGTGGCGGTAACCATGGGCTGGGGCTGGCGATCGTCAAGGCCATCGCGGTGATGCATGGCGGCACTGTTTTCGTGCACAGCGACGCCGGCGCCAACACGTTCGGCATCAACCTGCCGAACGCTCAACTACGCGGGTTTGCGGTAAAAATATGA
- a CDS encoding heavy metal response regulator transcription factor produces MRVLIIEDEEKTADYLHRGLSEQGFTVDLARDGIDGLHLALEGDYAVIVLDVMLPGLDGYGVLRALRARKQTPVIMLTARERVEDRIHGLREGADDYLGKPFSFLELVARLQALTRRSAIHEPLQIQVADLWIDLMARKATRAGQRLDLTAKEFSLLSVLARRQGEILSKTAIAELVWDINFDSDANVVEVAIKRLRAKLDGPFDNKLLHTIRGMGYVLENRA; encoded by the coding sequence ATGCGTGTGCTGATCATCGAAGACGAAGAGAAAACCGCCGACTACCTGCATCGCGGCCTGAGTGAACAAGGCTTCACCGTCGACCTGGCCCGTGACGGCATCGACGGCCTGCACCTGGCCCTGGAGGGCGACTATGCGGTGATCGTGCTCGACGTGATGCTGCCCGGCCTGGACGGTTACGGCGTGCTGCGCGCGCTGCGGGCGCGCAAGCAGACGCCGGTGATCATGCTCACCGCCCGCGAGCGGGTCGAAGACCGCATCCATGGTTTGCGCGAAGGCGCAGACGATTACCTGGGCAAGCCGTTTTCGTTCCTCGAACTGGTCGCCCGCCTGCAGGCGCTGACCCGGCGCAGCGCCATTCATGAGCCCCTGCAGATCCAGGTGGCCGACCTGTGGATCGACCTGATGGCGCGCAAGGCCACCCGCGCGGGGCAACGCCTGGACCTTACCGCCAAGGAGTTCTCGCTGCTTAGTGTGCTGGCCCGGCGCCAGGGCGAGATCTTGTCCAAGACCGCCATCGCCGAACTGGTCTGGGACATCAACTTCGACAGCGACGCCAACGTGGTCGAGGTGGCGATCAAGCGCCTGCGTGCCAAGCTCGACGGGCCGTTCGACAACAAGCTGCTGCATACCATTCGAGGTATGGGTTATGTCCTGGAGAACCGTGCGTGA
- a CDS encoding multidrug efflux RND transporter permease subunit, with translation MNTRNGVSAWCIDHPIATLLLTFALVLLGAIAFPRLPVAPLPEADFPTIQVTAALPGASPETMASSVATPLEVQFSAIPGMTQMTSSSALGSTTLILQFTLDKNIDTAAQEVQAAINTATARLPQDLPSPPTWRKVNPADSPVLILTVSSAQMPGNALSDYTETLLARQLSQIDGVGLVNITGQLRPAIRVQAQPEKLAAIGLTLADVRQAIQQTSLNLAKGALYGEHSVSTIAANDQLFHPEDYARLIVSYRDGAPVHLADVAKVINGAENAYVKAWSGEQPGLNLVIFRQPGANIVDTVDRVLDALPRLREMLPAAVEVSVLQDRTQTIRASLHEVELTLMIAVALVIGVMALFLRQWSATFIVSSVLGVSLIASCALMYVLGFSLNNLTLVAIVIAVGFVVDDAIVVVENIHRHLEAGDNSRTAALKGAGEIGFTVVSISFSLIAAFIPLLFMGGVVGRLFKEFALTATATILISVVVSLTLAPTLCALFMRRPPSEQEGGVGPRLLRWYEKGLDRALAHRRITLGVFGLTLALAVAGYVGIPKGFFPLQDTGFILGTTEAAADVSYSSMIDKHLALAKIIGDDPAVRAYSHSVGVTGSNQTIANGRFWISLKPRGERDVSASEWIDRIRPKLAQVPGIVLYLRAGQDINLSSGPSRTQYQYVLKSNDGVALNLWTQRLTERLRENPALRDLSNDLQLGASVTRIDIDRQAAARFGLTTTDVDQALYDAFGQRQISEFQTETNQYKVILELDARQRGKAESLNYFYLRSPLSGEMVPLSALAHVAPPSTGPLSISHDGLFPAANLSFNLAPGVALGDAVQILERTQRELGMPDAITGNFQGAAQAFQRSLSSQPYLILTALVAVYIILGVLYESFVHPLTIISTLPSAGLGAIILLWASGQDFSIMGLIGVVLLIGIVKKNGILLIDFALEAQRHQGMTPEQAIRQACLVRLRPIIMTTLAALLGAVPLLFGFGTGAELRQPLGIAVVGGLLVSQALTLFTTPVIYLALEQLLHRRRATPAAASSAS, from the coding sequence ATGAACACCCGCAACGGCGTCTCGGCCTGGTGCATCGACCACCCCATCGCCACCTTGCTGCTGACCTTCGCCCTGGTGCTGCTGGGCGCCATCGCCTTCCCGCGCCTGCCGGTCGCCCCGCTGCCCGAGGCCGACTTCCCGACCATCCAGGTCACCGCCGCGCTGCCCGGCGCCAGCCCCGAGACCATGGCCTCGTCAGTAGCCACACCGCTTGAAGTACAGTTCAGCGCCATCCCCGGCATGACCCAGATGACCAGCAGCAGCGCCCTGGGTTCGACCACGCTGATCCTGCAGTTCACCCTCGACAAGAACATCGACACCGCCGCCCAGGAAGTCCAGGCAGCGATCAACACCGCCACCGCGCGCCTGCCCCAGGACCTGCCCAGCCCACCCACCTGGCGCAAGGTGAACCCCGCCGACAGCCCGGTGCTGATCCTCACCGTCAGTTCCGCGCAGATGCCCGGCAACGCGCTCAGCGACTACACCGAGACCCTGCTGGCCCGCCAGCTCAGCCAGATCGACGGGGTTGGCTTGGTCAACATCACCGGCCAACTGCGCCCGGCCATCCGCGTGCAGGCCCAGCCCGAGAAGCTCGCCGCCATCGGCCTGACCCTGGCCGACGTGCGCCAGGCCATCCAGCAGACCAGCCTCAACCTGGCCAAGGGCGCGTTGTATGGCGAGCACAGCGTGTCGACCATCGCCGCCAACGACCAGCTGTTCCACCCCGAGGACTACGCCAGGCTGATCGTCAGCTACCGCGACGGCGCCCCGGTGCACCTGGCCGACGTGGCCAAGGTGATCAACGGCGCCGAGAATGCCTACGTGAAGGCCTGGTCCGGCGAGCAACCCGGCCTGAACCTGGTGATCTTCCGCCAGCCCGGCGCCAACATCGTCGACACCGTGGACCGGGTGCTCGACGCCCTGCCCCGCTTGCGGGAAATGCTGCCGGCCGCGGTCGAGGTGTCGGTGCTGCAGGACCGCACCCAGACCATCCGCGCTTCGTTGCACGAGGTGGAGCTGACCCTGATGATCGCCGTGGCCCTGGTGATCGGGGTGATGGCGCTGTTCCTGCGCCAGTGGTCGGCGACCTTCATCGTCTCCAGCGTGCTGGGGGTGTCGCTGATCGCCAGCTGCGCGTTGATGTACGTGCTCGGCTTCAGCCTCAACAACCTGACCCTGGTGGCCATCGTCATCGCCGTGGGCTTCGTGGTCGACGACGCCATCGTCGTGGTGGAGAACATCCACCGCCACCTCGAAGCCGGCGACAACAGCCGCACCGCCGCGCTCAAGGGCGCCGGCGAGATCGGCTTCACCGTGGTATCGATCAGTTTCTCGCTGATCGCCGCGTTCATCCCGCTGCTGTTCATGGGCGGCGTGGTGGGCCGTCTGTTCAAGGAGTTCGCCCTGACCGCCACGGCGACCATCCTGATCTCGGTGGTGGTGTCGCTGACCCTGGCCCCGACCCTTTGCGCACTGTTCATGCGCCGCCCGCCCAGCGAGCAGGAGGGCGGGGTCGGCCCGCGCCTGCTGCGCTGGTATGAAAAGGGCCTGGACCGCGCCCTGGCCCACCGGCGCATCACCCTCGGTGTATTCGGCCTCACCCTGGCCCTGGCCGTGGCCGGCTACGTGGGCATTCCCAAAGGCTTCTTCCCCTTGCAGGACACCGGCTTCATCCTCGGCACCACCGAGGCGGCGGCGGACGTCTCGTATTCCTCGATGATCGACAAACACCTGGCCCTGGCCAAGATCATCGGCGACGACCCAGCCGTGCGCGCCTACTCGCACTCGGTCGGGGTCACCGGCAGCAACCAGACCATCGCCAACGGCCGCTTCTGGATTTCGCTCAAGCCACGGGGCGAGCGCGATGTGTCAGCCAGCGAGTGGATCGACCGGATCCGCCCGAAACTGGCCCAGGTGCCGGGCATCGTCCTGTACCTGCGCGCCGGCCAGGACATCAACCTCAGCTCAGGCCCTTCGCGCACCCAGTACCAGTACGTGCTCAAGAGCAACGACGGCGTGGCGCTGAACCTGTGGACGCAGCGCCTGACCGAGCGCCTGCGGGAAAACCCGGCCTTGCGCGACCTGTCCAACGACCTGCAACTGGGCGCCAGCGTCACCCGCATCGACATCGACCGCCAGGCCGCCGCGCGCTTCGGCCTGACCACCACCGACGTCGACCAGGCCCTGTACGACGCCTTCGGCCAACGCCAGATCAGCGAGTTCCAGACCGAGACCAACCAGTACAAGGTGATCCTCGAACTGGACGCCCGCCAGCGCGGCAAAGCTGAAAGCCTCAACTACTTCTACCTGCGCTCGCCGCTGTCCGGCGAGATGGTGCCGCTGTCGGCCCTTGCCCATGTTGCCCCGCCCAGTACTGGCCCCCTGTCGATCAGCCACGACGGCCTGTTCCCGGCCGCCAACCTGTCGTTCAACCTGGCCCCCGGCGTGGCCCTGGGCGATGCGGTGCAGATCCTCGAACGCACCCAGCGTGAACTGGGCATGCCCGACGCCATCACCGGCAACTTCCAAGGCGCGGCCCAGGCGTTCCAGCGTTCGCTGTCGAGCCAGCCCTACCTGATCCTCACCGCGCTGGTGGCGGTGTACATCATCCTCGGGGTGCTCTACGAGAGCTTCGTGCACCCACTGACCATCATCTCCACGCTACCGTCCGCGGGCCTGGGCGCGATCATCCTGCTCTGGGCCAGCGGCCAGGACTTCAGCATCATGGGGTTGATCGGCGTGGTGCTGCTGATCGGCATCGTCAAGAAGAACGGCATCCTGCTCATCGACTTCGCCCTCGAAGCCCAGCGCCACCAGGGCATGACGCCCGAGCAGGCGATTCGCCAGGCGTGCCTGGTGCGCTTGCGCCCGATCATCATGACCACCCTCGCCGCCTTGCTCGGCGCGGTACCGCTGCTGTTCGGCTTCGGTACCGGCGCCGAACTGCGCCAGCCGCTGGGCATCGCCGTGGTCGGCGGCCTGCTGGTGAGCCAGGCGCTGACGCTGTTCACCACCCCGGTCATATACTTGGCCCTGGAACAGCTGCTCCACCGCCGCCGGGCCACCCCGGCCGCCGCTTCAAGCGCCAGTTGA
- a CDS encoding efflux RND transporter periplasmic adaptor subunit, producing MRRPSRLFVLAALALVALATAGFWLAQRPSAPASRGASAVPVRVVAVAQQDVPRYLGAIGSVLSLHSVEVRPQVEGVLTQVLVKEGQWVKQGDLLATLDDRAIRASLDQARAQLGQTQAQLQVARVNLKRYQLLSTDDGVSKQTLDQQQALVNQLQATMTGDQAAIDNATVQRSYTRIASPVTGRVGIRNVDPGNLVRTTDAQGLFSVTQIDPIAVEFSLPQQQLPTLQSLLKAPAPAEVEAYMDADGERSLLAKGHLSLIDNQVSATTGTVRVKAEFDNQDGRLWPGQLVTVRLRTAVDENALVVPPPVVQRSIDGHFVYRVDGDKVTSVPVKVLYQDSTLTIVAGVKAGDRLVLDGQSRLKPGAKVEVTPQAPAPPAMADRRSQP from the coding sequence ATGCGACGTCCGTCCCGCCTCTTCGTTCTCGCCGCCCTGGCCCTGGTTGCACTGGCCACTGCCGGCTTCTGGCTGGCCCAACGGCCATCGGCCCCCGCCAGCCGTGGCGCGAGCGCCGTGCCGGTGCGGGTGGTCGCCGTCGCCCAGCAGGACGTGCCGCGCTACCTCGGCGCCATCGGCTCGGTGCTGTCGCTGCACAGCGTCGAGGTGCGCCCCCAGGTCGAGGGTGTGTTGACCCAGGTGCTGGTCAAGGAAGGGCAATGGGTGAAACAGGGCGACCTGCTGGCCACCCTCGACGACCGGGCGATCCGCGCCAGCCTCGACCAGGCCCGCGCCCAGCTCGGCCAGACCCAGGCGCAGTTGCAGGTGGCCAGGGTCAATCTCAAGCGCTACCAGTTGCTCAGTACCGACGACGGCGTGTCGAAGCAGACCCTCGACCAGCAACAGGCACTGGTCAACCAACTTCAGGCCACGATGACCGGCGACCAGGCCGCCATCGACAATGCCACGGTGCAACGCTCCTACACCCGTATCGCCTCGCCGGTGACCGGCCGGGTTGGCATCCGCAACGTCGACCCCGGCAACCTGGTGCGCACCACCGATGCCCAAGGCCTGTTCAGCGTCACCCAGATCGACCCGATCGCCGTGGAATTCTCGTTACCCCAGCAACAGCTACCTACCCTACAAAGCCTGTTGAAAGCACCCGCACCGGCTGAAGTCGAAGCCTACATGGACGCCGACGGCGAACGTAGCCTGCTCGCCAAGGGCCACCTCAGCCTGATCGACAACCAGGTCTCGGCCACCACCGGCACGGTGCGGGTCAAGGCCGAGTTCGACAACCAGGACGGCCGCCTGTGGCCCGGCCAGCTGGTCACCGTGCGCCTGCGCACGGCGGTGGATGAAAACGCCCTGGTGGTGCCGCCGCCCGTGGTGCAGCGCAGCATCGACGGCCACTTCGTCTACCGCGTGGACGGCGACAAGGTCACCAGCGTGCCGGTCAAGGTGCTGTACCAGGACAGCACGCTGACCATCGTCGCCGGGGTCAAGGCCGGCGACCGGCTGGTGCTCGACGGCCAGTCGCGCCTCAAGCCGGGGGCGAAGGTCGAGGTCACGCCGCAGGCGCCGGCACCGCCCGCAATGGCCGACCGCAGGAGCCAGCCATGA
- a CDS encoding IS110 family transposase produces MSKHRTKRNSLSSNDVTLCQHLSVDLAKQVFQVAGDDGSGRVIYEDRIKSREAFHAFLTRLPPTVTVLMESGPGAQAWGRLLQAQGTPVRILPAQRVAEHRSGAKNDRNDAHAILRAGRDTSIAAVPIKSTAALAIQALHRARRGYVRRHTALGNQIRGLLLEQGVALAQGDLAVSHGVPRILEDTTQPLPDLLRELLDELLAEWRYLSERIAILTGRLETAAQADKVACRLMTIRGVGPIIATAMLAKQPEPSRFPNARQFAAYFGLVPDQHSSGKKVRLGKMSKRGDGYLRSMMIQGAHAVLSHLKPDSDQPDDRRLLRWLTRLGRKEAAIRLANRNLRIIWVLLQGEQVYQRQPNDRQEPAMSH; encoded by the coding sequence ATGAGCAAGCATAGGACGAAGCGCAATTCCCTGTCTTCCAACGATGTAACGCTTTGCCAACATCTGTCAGTCGACCTGGCCAAGCAAGTCTTTCAGGTGGCCGGAGATGACGGTTCCGGGCGCGTCATCTACGAAGATCGAATCAAATCCCGTGAAGCCTTTCATGCGTTCCTGACCAGGCTGCCACCCACTGTGACGGTCCTGATGGAAAGTGGCCCCGGCGCTCAAGCATGGGGGCGTTTGCTACAGGCGCAGGGAACGCCAGTCCGCATCCTGCCCGCGCAGCGAGTGGCGGAGCACCGCAGTGGTGCCAAGAACGATCGTAACGACGCCCATGCCATCTTGCGCGCAGGCCGGGATACCAGCATTGCTGCGGTGCCGATCAAGAGCACTGCCGCTTTGGCGATTCAAGCCTTACACCGCGCCCGCAGAGGCTATGTCAGGCGCCACACCGCGCTAGGCAACCAGATCCGCGGCCTGTTACTGGAACAGGGCGTCGCCCTGGCGCAAGGCGATTTAGCCGTCAGCCACGGTGTACCGCGCATTCTTGAAGATACGACTCAACCATTGCCAGATCTGCTGCGTGAATTGCTCGATGAACTGCTCGCCGAATGGCGCTATCTGAGTGAGCGTATCGCCATCCTGACAGGACGGCTCGAAACAGCGGCGCAGGCCGACAAGGTCGCATGCCGCCTGATGACGATACGCGGTGTCGGCCCGATCATCGCCACAGCGATGCTGGCCAAGCAGCCTGAACCTTCGCGTTTCCCCAATGCTCGACAGTTTGCCGCTTACTTTGGCCTGGTGCCCGACCAGCACAGCAGTGGAAAGAAGGTCAGGCTAGGCAAGATGAGCAAGCGAGGTGACGGCTACCTGCGCAGCATGATGATCCAGGGTGCGCACGCGGTTCTTAGCCATTTGAAGCCTGATTCCGATCAGCCAGACGATCGCCGCCTCTTGCGATGGTTAACTCGACTTGGTCGCAAGGAGGCGGCGATCAGACTGGCTAATCGAAATCTGCGCATCATCTGGGTGCTGCTACAAGGTGAGCAGGTCTACCAACGCCAACCGAACGATCGTCAGGAGCCCGCCATGAGCCACTGA
- a CDS encoding YkgJ family cysteine cluster protein gives MSDSIRFACTGCGKCCTGHHVPLTLAESRQWAASGGQVVVLIEGFIIDGPGMPADQRDHVLRRSHPVHCGTGELRVSITFAAFNPGRCRNLDANDLCTIYDTRPLVCRIYPAEINPHLPLRPENKDCPPEAWEQGPVLIHGSLPVDAGLRALIDASRQADRDDIAGKVAICQALGMTTSALKGNGFTAWLPDMAAFAAVLGQAPQTVDAPWMVHVQDEALATELTDQHLQVTGEAPVYYAFIGF, from the coding sequence GTGAGCGACAGTATTCGTTTTGCCTGTACCGGCTGCGGCAAGTGCTGCACGGGCCACCACGTGCCGCTGACCCTCGCCGAATCGCGCCAGTGGGCCGCGTCCGGTGGCCAGGTGGTCGTGTTGATCGAGGGTTTCATCATCGATGGGCCTGGCATGCCGGCCGACCAACGTGACCATGTGCTGCGCCGATCCCACCCCGTGCACTGCGGCACAGGCGAACTGCGTGTGTCGATAACCTTCGCCGCGTTCAATCCCGGGCGCTGCCGCAACCTCGACGCCAACGACCTGTGCACCATCTATGACACCCGTCCGCTGGTGTGCCGGATCTACCCGGCCGAGATCAACCCGCACCTGCCGCTGCGGCCGGAAAACAAAGACTGCCCACCCGAGGCCTGGGAGCAAGGGCCGGTGCTGATCCATGGCAGCCTGCCGGTGGATGCCGGGCTCCGGGCGTTGATCGACGCGTCGCGCCAGGCGGACCGGGACGACATCGCCGGCAAAGTGGCGATCTGCCAGGCGCTGGGGATGACCACCAGCGCGTTGAAGGGCAATGGGTTTACCGCGTGGTTGCCGGATATGGCGGCGTTTGCCGCAGTGCTGGGGCAGGCGCCACAGACCGTCGACGCCCCTTGGATGGTGCATGTCCAGGACGAGGCGCTTGCCACCGAGCTGACGGATCAGCATTTGCAAGTGACCGGCGAAGCGCCGGTCTACTACGCATTCATCGGTTTCTAG
- a CDS encoding anti-phage dCTP deaminase, protein MRFDGSQDNLRERLSQLDTVGEWKALNPNQLQFRSKSGGVLNWFPSTGNIVFQGKPEPAAELEALVERLISGSTGPESRERTNAAALALRSLSETSGLKSTSFLDDSYTDSELVLGFVGSIGTDLKTVCQLVEERLKAFSYTAQHIKMSADVIALLGEAPNAQNEFERIDGFMREGNRLRKLCQDNSILALGAAALIGERRGKAEPRRHAYLINSLKSPHEVQRLRKVYAGGFFLIGVHADHERRNNYLVKDVRLTAEQAAELISRDEDEKDDYGQHTRDTYHLSDFFINYDGNHDSLKMQVWRVLDLLFGKPYVTPTFDEYAMFMAFSASLRSADLSRQVGAVVTKDECIIATGANDVPKSGGGLYWPVESAAHEVVDQEDGRDYMRGEDSNAVQKNIIVEDILRLLPEDYRNDVAPLLRKSKIKEITEYGRVVHAEMEALLSSSRTGVSAMGSTLYCTTFPCHNCAKHIIAAGVKRVVYVEPYPKSKAQQFHSDAISLDRHGKGVLFEPFMGVGPRSFFDLFSTNLGSGYPVIRKTDDGQVVDWSESDAKLRTQMLPCSYMEREKVASELLSTYLEEQSDER, encoded by the coding sequence ATGCGTTTTGACGGGAGTCAGGATAACTTGCGAGAGCGCTTGAGCCAGTTGGATACAGTAGGCGAATGGAAAGCACTCAACCCCAATCAACTTCAATTCAGAAGCAAAAGCGGCGGTGTTCTGAATTGGTTCCCAAGCACTGGGAATATTGTATTTCAAGGTAAGCCAGAACCCGCTGCGGAGCTGGAAGCGCTGGTTGAACGCTTGATATCCGGAAGCACGGGGCCAGAGTCCCGTGAAAGGACCAATGCCGCGGCTCTGGCCCTGCGAAGCTTATCTGAAACCTCCGGGTTGAAATCAACATCCTTTCTTGATGACTCGTATACCGACTCCGAATTGGTTTTAGGCTTTGTCGGGTCAATTGGCACTGATCTCAAGACGGTATGCCAACTGGTAGAGGAAAGATTGAAGGCTTTTTCTTACACTGCACAGCATATAAAGATGTCTGCGGATGTCATAGCATTGCTGGGTGAGGCGCCCAATGCTCAGAATGAGTTCGAGCGTATCGACGGGTTCATGCGCGAGGGTAATCGATTGCGCAAGCTATGTCAGGATAATTCGATTCTGGCGCTGGGGGCTGCGGCACTCATTGGGGAGCGGCGGGGCAAGGCTGAGCCTAGGAGGCATGCTTACCTGATCAACTCGTTGAAAAGCCCGCATGAGGTTCAGCGCCTGCGAAAAGTGTACGCCGGTGGCTTCTTTCTGATCGGTGTGCATGCGGATCATGAACGACGCAACAATTACCTCGTGAAGGACGTCAGGCTCACGGCGGAGCAAGCAGCAGAGTTGATTTCACGCGATGAAGACGAGAAGGACGACTATGGCCAGCACACCCGGGACACCTACCATCTCTCGGATTTTTTCATCAATTACGACGGCAATCACGATTCACTGAAAATGCAGGTGTGGCGCGTACTTGACCTGTTATTCGGCAAGCCGTACGTCACCCCGACATTCGACGAATATGCCATGTTCATGGCGTTCTCCGCCTCGTTGCGTTCCGCTGACCTATCGCGTCAGGTCGGGGCCGTAGTAACCAAGGATGAGTGCATTATCGCCACAGGTGCGAATGATGTACCAAAATCTGGAGGCGGCCTCTATTGGCCCGTTGAGAGTGCTGCCCATGAGGTGGTTGACCAAGAGGATGGGCGGGATTACATGCGAGGCGAGGACTCCAACGCTGTCCAGAAGAACATCATTGTCGAAGATATTCTTCGATTGCTTCCGGAGGACTATCGCAACGATGTCGCGCCATTATTGAGAAAAAGCAAGATAAAAGAGATTACGGAATATGGAAGAGTGGTTCACGCTGAGATGGAAGCGTTGCTGTCCTCAAGCCGGACAGGAGTCAGTGCAATGGGTAGCACTCTCTACTGCACCACTTTCCCATGTCACAACTGTGCCAAGCACATCATCGCCGCCGGCGTGAAGCGCGTGGTGTATGTTGAGCCTTATCCCAAGAGCAAGGCGCAACAATTCCATTCTGATGCAATCTCTTTGGACAGGCATGGTAAGGGTGTGCTGTTCGAGCCCTTTATGGGCGTAGGGCCGAGGAGCTTCTTCGACCTGTTCTCCACAAATCTGGGTAGCGGCTATCCTGTCATACGTAAAACGGATGATGGACAAGTGGTTGACTGGTCGGAATCGGATGCTAAATTGCGCACCCAGATGTTACCTTGCTCATATATGGAACGTGAAAAGGTAGCGAGCGAATTGCTGTCAACCTATTTGGAGGAGCAATCAGATGAGCGGTAA
- a CDS encoding chemotaxis protein: MATQKARADSLSLLLFTLRSGKLMAINLLKVSEIIPCPPLTKLPEAHPHVKGVATLRGNSLSVIDLSRAIGEMPLADPDGGCLIVTEISRSRQGLHVQAVSRIVHCLSTDIKPPPFGSGNRSFITGVTRVDNTLVQVLDIEKVIHGIAPPQHEPHPGEVSEEDASLLAAANILVVDDSQVALQQSVHTLRNLGIECHTARSAKDAINVLLELQGTDKEINIIVSDIEMSEMDGFAFTRTLRETPDFQHLYILLHTSLDSAMSGDKAKLAGANAILTKFSSPELTNCLVTAARAVVFEER, encoded by the coding sequence ATGGCCACGCAAAAAGCCCGCGCGGACTCGTTGTCCCTGCTGCTGTTCACCCTGCGCAGCGGCAAGCTGATGGCAATCAACCTGCTCAAGGTCAGCGAGATCATCCCCTGCCCACCGCTGACCAAGCTACCGGAGGCCCACCCGCACGTGAAAGGCGTGGCCACCCTGCGTGGTAACTCGCTGTCGGTGATCGACCTGTCCCGGGCCATTGGTGAGATGCCCCTGGCCGACCCGGACGGCGGCTGCCTGATCGTCACCGAGATCAGCCGCTCGCGCCAGGGCCTGCATGTGCAGGCAGTGAGCCGCATCGTTCATTGCCTGAGCACCGACATCAAGCCGCCGCCGTTCGGTTCCGGCAACCGCTCGTTCATCACCGGCGTGACCCGGGTCGACAACACCCTGGTGCAGGTGCTGGACATCGAAAAGGTCATCCATGGCATCGCCCCGCCGCAGCATGAGCCGCACCCGGGCGAAGTCAGCGAAGAGGATGCCAGCCTGCTGGCAGCTGCCAACATCCTGGTGGTGGACGACAGCCAGGTGGCGCTGCAACAGTCGGTGCACACCCTGCGCAACCTGGGTATCGAGTGTCACACCGCGCGCAGCGCCAAGGACGCGATCAACGTGCTGCTGGAGCTGCAAGGCACCGACAAGGAGATCAACATCATCGTCTCCGACATCGAGATGTCGGAGATGGACGGCTTCGCCTTCACCCGCACCCTGCGTGAGACGCCGGACTTCCAGCACCTGTATATCCTGCTGCACACCTCGCTGGACAGCGCGATGAGCGGCGACAAGGCCAAACTGGCAGGGGCCAACGCCATCCTCACCAAGTTCTCCTCGCCCGAGCTGACCAACTGCCTGGTGACGGCGGCGCGGGCGGTGGTGTTCGAAGAGCGTTAA